A genomic region of Nymphaea colorata isolate Beijing-Zhang1983 chromosome 2, ASM883128v2, whole genome shotgun sequence contains the following coding sequences:
- the LOC116247446 gene encoding indole-3-pyruvate monooxygenase YUCCA1-like yields the protein MENCSENDHPSEHIQQNPQTFSKLYPTYHNLHHRLLRRRLRVYVKGPIIVGAGPAGLATAACLRHRGLPSLLLEKEDSIASLWRHHTYDRLKLHLPKRFCHLPFMPFPSDFPTYPSRDQFLCYLDAYARRFSLRPRFRQRVESAFFDVAAGLWRVAVMGGQLEYLCRWLVVATGENAEPAVPDLAGLEAYGGRVVHSSCYRNGGGLQQKNVLVVGCGNSGMEVCLDLCEHGAKPYMVVRSGVHVLPRDMFGISTFGVATGLLRWLPLRVVDLILVFLAERLVGDTQKFGLRRPHMGPMELKNKTGKTPVLDAGAISMIKNGKIKVVPEIDSLTCDGAKFVDGKEVEFHSIILATGYKTNFSSWLKDPGSLSENGKFKSPFPHSWKGADGLYFVGFAGKGLVGAATDAERTAADIKRQWGNSEREQPFLAVQ from the exons ATGGAGAACTGCAGTGAGAACGACCACCCATCAGAGCATATCCAGCAAAACCCACAAACGTTCTCAAAATTATATCCAACCTACCACAACCTTCATCATCGCCTCCTCCGCCGCCGCCTCCGAGTCTACGTAAAGGGCCCCATCATCGTCGGAGCCGGTCCCGCTGGCCTGGCCACAGCCGCCTGCCTCCGCCACCGCGGCCTCCCCTCCCTACTCCTCGAGAAGGAGGACAGCATCGCCTCTCTCTGGCGTCATCACACCTACGACCGCCTCAAGCTTCACCTCCCCAAGCGCTTCTGCCACCTCCCTTTCATGCCCTTCCCCTCCGATTTCCCCACCTACCCGTCCAGGGACCAGTTCCTCTGTTACCTGGACGCCTACGCCCGTCGCTTCAGCCTCCGACCCCGCTTCCGGCAGCGCGTTGAGTCCGCCTTCTTCGACGTCGCGGCCGGCCTCTGGCGGGTGGCGGTCATGGGAGGCCAACTGGAGTACCTGTGCAGGTGGCTGGTGGTTGCCACCGGTGAGAATGCCGAGCCCGCCGTGCCGGATTTAGCCGGGCTGGAGGCCTACGGGGGGAGGGTGGTGCACTCCAGCTGCTACCGGAATGGCGGCGGACTGCAGCAGAAGAACGTGCTGGTTGTTGGGTGCGGCAATTCCGGGATGGAGGTGTGCTTGGACCTGTGTGAGCACGGTGCCAAGCCTTACATGGTGGTCAGAAGCGGC GTTCATGTGTTACCAAGGGATATGTTTGGAATTTCGACATTTGGGGTGGCCACGGGACTGCTGCGATGGCTGCCATTGAGAGTAGTAGACCTGATCTTGGTGTTTTTAGCAGAGAGATTAGTGGGTGACACCCAAAAATTTGGTCTGAGAAGGCCACATATGGGTCCAATGGAACTGAAGAACAAAACTGGAAAGACTCCTGTATTAGATGCAGGGGCCATATCTATGATCAAGAATGGAAAGATcaag GTCGTGCCTGAAATTGACTCATTGACCTGCGATGGCGCTAAATTTGTTGATGGAAAAGAAGTCGAATTCCACTCTATTATTCTAGCAACTGGATATAAAACCAATTTCTCCTCTTGGCTAAAG GACCCTGGTTCCCTCTCAGAGAATGGCAAGTTCAAGTCCCCATTTCCTCATAGTTGGAAAGGAGCGGATGGTTTATACTTCGTTGGTTTTGCTGGAAAAGGCCTGGTGGGTGCTGCAACGGATGCGGAGAGAACAGCAGCAGACATAAAAAGGCAATGGGGAAACTCTGAACGAGAACAACCATTTCTTGCTGTACAATGA